One Gemmatimonadota bacterium DNA window includes the following coding sequences:
- the accB gene encoding acetyl-CoA carboxylase biotin carboxyl carrier protein has product MGIDEVLKLIESLRDTDIQEVEVAEGDRKIRIVRMTPGATAAAVPAPAADTHAQAAAPPAEHVRQDDGQADSADSTYVEVTSPMVGTFYRSPEPDADPFVQEQDRISTGQQLCIIEAMKLMNPIQSELNGRVMAILVEDAQPVEYGQPLFLIEPA; this is encoded by the coding sequence ATGGGAATCGATGAGGTGCTCAAGCTGATCGAATCGCTGAGGGATACGGACATCCAGGAAGTCGAGGTGGCCGAGGGCGACCGGAAGATCCGGATCGTGCGCATGACGCCCGGGGCGACCGCGGCCGCCGTCCCCGCACCCGCGGCGGATACGCACGCGCAGGCCGCCGCGCCACCCGCGGAACACGTACGGCAGGACGACGGCCAGGCGGACTCCGCGGACAGTACCTACGTCGAGGTGACCTCGCCCATGGTGGGTACCTTCTACCGGTCACCCGAGCCCGACGCCGACCCCTTCGTTCAGGAGCAGGACCGGATCAGCACCGGCCAGCAGCTGTGCATCATCGAAGCCATGAAGCTGATGAATCCCATCCAGTCCGAATTGAACGGGCGCGTGATGGCCATCCTGGTGGAAGACGCCCAGCCCGTCGAATACGGCCAACCGTTGTTTCTGATCGAACCGGCATAG
- the efp gene encoding elongation factor P, translating into MVNATDLRTGMTIRIDGSIYFITGCEHIKPGKGTAFSRTRLKHIHTGAVIEKTYKASDKLEDVRVERRKFQFQYTDGDMYYMMDLETYEQVPVSTSIIGDNKDYIKDSMTLELLTADQGVVGIEMPNFIELEVTQTDPGIRGDTATGGTKPATLESGAVVQVPLFINPGDVLRIDTRSREYVERV; encoded by the coding sequence ATGGTGAACGCTACGGACCTGCGCACCGGTATGACCATCAGGATCGATGGATCCATATACTTCATCACGGGTTGCGAACACATCAAACCGGGCAAGGGAACGGCCTTTTCGCGCACCCGACTGAAGCATATCCACACCGGGGCCGTGATCGAGAAGACCTACAAGGCCTCGGACAAGCTGGAAGACGTGCGGGTGGAACGGCGCAAGTTCCAGTTCCAGTATACTGACGGCGACATGTACTACATGATGGACCTGGAGACCTACGAACAGGTGCCGGTAAGCACGTCGATCATCGGCGACAACAAGGATTACATCAAGGACAGCATGACGCTCGAACTGCTCACCGCGGACCAGGGCGTCGTGGGCATTGAGATGCCGAATTTCATCGAGCTGGAAGTGACGCAGACCGATCCGGGTATCCGCGGCGACACCGCAACGGGAGGCACCAAGCCGGCCACGCTCGAAAGCGGCGCCGTGGTGCAGGTTCCGCTGTTCATCAACCCCGGCGACGTGCTGCGCATCGATACGCGGTCCCGCGAATACGTAGAGCGGGTGTAG
- a CDS encoding tetratricopeptide repeat protein, with protein MSPGSSGSYTAKGVNMPVGRRLGAAGRNWYVLVVTVMLAAVCPPEYALGQVDRARALEHYAEGGLHEARNDPVNAIKSYLQALEYDSTSAEIHTALAQVYYRVTERDKAQQHARTAVELDSTATESWFVLGRYHAELGRYLPARAAFERVVTLDPGHIEAHIALSQLASRLNDPDAALRELETVSRLAPRNPEFHFKLADVYRQRGMYDKAVIALQKVLDDYPDSIPARVGLTEIYEQRRQWDRAVVMYREIIALGPDREAALRHRLARLLMFLGRPGEAVEEYRVLLEHNRTSPALWAELGEAYQDLGEAEQALSTLEEGLELHPGSAELHGALGDVLLDQDKPAEAVAPLQQAISLDEREVRFRIGLGMAYRATGRTEQAVNALNEGLGVLGDHPDLYLNLGFVYQETGAYPLAVAAYRSAVAADPAHGRSWISLGYALMDQGQTQEGIAALHEGVEILPDDVTLRLNLANVYLENGMYNQAIDQSQKSIGINRHDPRGWISLSLAYLRQDQNEQAERVLTQALSILPDMPEFYLYLGVSFMSREEFGQAGVHFRKVVDLNPQDGRGWVNLGLSHLRQEDYETGIQALRDGLEKAPGNPDLWFYLGYAHTEQENYEEAIAITKEAVERFNDHHRLHFLLAQNYDQSGQFEKAVATFETALEIDPEDIYTLNYLGYILADRGLRLEEAKVMIEKALEKSPENGAFLDSLGWVYYRLGDYRKARQYVEKALQYEDTSATVHDHLGDIYSRLGMHRSAVRYWQRALEMEDITPEESEEILQKLQDAR; from the coding sequence ATGTCACCCGGATCTTCAGGTAGTTACACGGCGAAGGGAGTAAACATGCCGGTCGGGAGAAGGCTCGGCGCCGCCGGTCGTAACTGGTACGTCCTCGTCGTCACCGTGATGCTGGCCGCCGTCTGTCCCCCGGAGTACGCACTCGGACAGGTGGATCGGGCCAGGGCCCTGGAGCATTACGCGGAGGGCGGCCTTCACGAGGCCAGGAACGATCCGGTCAACGCGATCAAATCCTATCTACAGGCGCTGGAATACGATTCCACCTCGGCGGAAATCCACACCGCCCTCGCCCAGGTCTACTACCGCGTGACGGAGCGCGACAAGGCGCAGCAACACGCCAGGACGGCGGTGGAACTCGATTCGACGGCCACGGAGTCCTGGTTCGTGCTGGGCAGGTATCACGCCGAACTGGGCAGGTACCTGCCGGCCCGGGCCGCTTTCGAACGGGTCGTCACGCTGGATCCGGGTCACATCGAGGCCCATATCGCCCTTTCCCAGCTCGCGAGCCGGCTGAACGACCCGGATGCCGCGCTGAGGGAACTGGAAACGGTGAGCCGCCTGGCGCCGCGCAATCCCGAATTCCACTTCAAACTGGCCGATGTTTACAGGCAGAGAGGGATGTACGACAAGGCGGTCATCGCGCTGCAGAAGGTGCTCGACGACTATCCCGACTCGATCCCTGCGCGGGTGGGCCTGACGGAGATCTATGAGCAAAGGCGGCAGTGGGACCGGGCCGTCGTCATGTACCGTGAGATTATTGCGCTGGGCCCCGACCGCGAAGCAGCCCTGCGGCACCGGCTCGCGCGCCTCTTGATGTTCCTCGGCCGGCCGGGCGAAGCGGTGGAGGAATACCGGGTGCTGCTGGAGCACAACCGGACCTCCCCGGCCCTTTGGGCGGAACTGGGGGAGGCCTACCAGGACCTCGGCGAAGCGGAGCAGGCGCTCTCCACCTTGGAGGAGGGCCTCGAACTGCACCCCGGCTCGGCGGAGCTTCATGGCGCACTGGGCGACGTGCTGCTCGACCAGGACAAGCCGGCGGAGGCCGTGGCGCCGCTGCAGCAGGCGATCTCCCTGGACGAGCGCGAAGTGAGATTCAGGATCGGCCTGGGGATGGCCTACCGCGCCACCGGACGGACTGAACAGGCCGTGAACGCGCTGAACGAGGGCCTGGGCGTCCTGGGAGACCACCCCGACCTCTACCTGAACTTGGGCTTCGTCTACCAGGAAACCGGCGCCTATCCCCTCGCCGTCGCCGCGTACCGATCGGCCGTCGCCGCGGATCCCGCCCACGGCCGAAGCTGGATTTCGCTGGGATACGCCCTAATGGATCAGGGACAGACGCAGGAGGGCATCGCCGCATTGCATGAAGGTGTGGAGATATTGCCGGACGACGTTACCCTGCGCCTGAACCTGGCGAACGTCTACCTCGAGAACGGGATGTACAACCAGGCCATCGACCAGTCGCAGAAGAGCATCGGCATCAACCGCCATGATCCGCGCGGGTGGATCAGCCTGAGCCTGGCCTATCTCCGTCAGGACCAGAACGAACAGGCCGAACGCGTGCTCACCCAGGCCCTGTCGATCCTGCCCGATATGCCCGAGTTCTACCTGTACCTGGGCGTGAGTTTCATGTCCCGGGAAGAATTCGGCCAGGCCGGCGTGCACTTCCGCAAGGTCGTGGACCTCAACCCGCAGGATGGAAGAGGGTGGGTGAATCTCGGCCTATCCCATCTGCGCCAGGAGGATTACGAGACCGGCATTCAGGCCCTTCGTGACGGGCTGGAAAAGGCGCCCGGGAACCCCGACCTTTGGTTCTACCTGGGATATGCCCATACCGAGCAGGAGAATTACGAAGAAGCCATCGCAATCACGAAAGAAGCGGTCGAGCGGTTCAACGACCACCACCGCCTCCATTTCCTGCTGGCGCAGAACTACGACCAGTCGGGCCAGTTCGAGAAAGCCGTGGCCACCTTCGAGACCGCCCTTGAAATCGACCCCGAAGACATCTACACGCTGAACTACCTGGGTTACATCCTGGCCGACCGGGGCCTGCGGCTCGAAGAAGCCAAGGTAATGATCGAGAAAGCCCTCGAGAAAAGCCCGGAAAACGGCGCGTTCCTCGACAGCCTGGGGTGGGTGTACTACCGGCTGGGCGACTACCGGAAAGCGCGGCAGTACGTGGAAAAGGCCCTGCAATACGAAGACACGAGCGCCACGGTGCACGACCATCTCGGGGACATATACAGCCGGCTCGGCATGCACCGAAGCGCCGTTCGGTACTGGCAGCGCGCCCTCGAAATGGAAGACATAACCCCCGAGGAATCCGAAGAGATCCTGCAGAAGCTCCAAGATGCCAGATAA